From the genome of bacterium:
TCTGCGCGACATGGCGGTCCTTTCGGGTAGAATGTCCACTGCGCGCCATGCTACACGATAGGCCGGATCGCGCCAACTCCCACGGGATGCGCCGCATAGGGCCTTGACACTCCCCCCGGAACCGTATTACTGTATTATGCAACTAATACACTGGTCCCACGTATCTACCCCCGACGCGCGAAGAAGGGAAGGATCTCGCATGTTCATCGTCCTGAGTCCCAACAGCGGGGTGCCGGTCTATCGGCAGCTGATCGAGCAGATCAGGCTGCAGGCGACCGGCGGCCGGCTGGCGCCGGGCGACGAGATGCCGTCCACGCGGATCCTGTCCGCGCAGCTGGGGGTGAATCCGATGACCGTGAGCAAGGCCTACGCGAGCCTGGAGCAGGAAGGCGTCCTGGAGCGGCGTCCCGGCAGACCGCTGGTGGTGAAGACCCTGGCGCCCGAACAGGCGCGCCGCAAGAAGCTGGAGCAGATCCGCGAGAGCCTCTCTCCCGCCGCGATCACCATCAGACAGCTCGGCGTCACGCCGGACGAGGCCGTGGACATCCTGCGCGAGATGCTGGACAAGGCGAACGATCCCGAGGAGAAGCGATGATGGCTGTCCTGGAATTCGAGAACATCGTCCGCGCCTACAAGAGAGGCGTCAACGTGCTCGACGGCGTGTCCTTCGCGGTGAACGAGGGCGAGGTCGTGGGCCTGCTCGGCCGCAACGGCGCAGGCAAGACAACGCTGATCCGCATCGCCATGGGCATGATCGAGGCCCAGCGGGGCGGCGTCCGCGTCTTCGGGCTGGATCCGCGACGCGATCCGCTGGCGGTCAAGCGCCGCATCGGATACGTGTCGGAGGAACAGGTCCTGCCCGGTTTCATGACCATCGGCGACGTGATCCGCCTGCACCGCGGGCTGTTCCCCGGCTGGGACGACCTGATGGCCGAGGGACTCTGCGGCCGCTACGGGCTCGACTGGAACGAGAAGATCAAGAGCCTGAGCAAGGGCCAGGCGCGGCAGGTGGCGCTGCTCTGCGCCGTATCCCACAAGCCCGAGCTGTTGGTCCTGGACGAACCCGCCGGCGGCCTCGATCCCGCCGCCCGGCGCGACTTCCTGGAGACCTCGATCCAGCTGCTGAACGAGGCGGGATCCACCATCCTGTTCTCGTCCCACCACATGAGCGACGTGGAGCGCATGGCGGGCCGCGTGGTGATGCTGCACGACGGCAAGGTGCTGCTCGACGACACGCTGGACGAATTGCAGGAGAACTTCGCCCTGGCGATCGTGCCCCACGCGGACGGCCGGTCGGCGGCGTTGCAGGGGCTGCCCGAGTGCCTCGGCGTGCGCGACCGCATCGAGGGCCTGCATGCGGTGCTGCGACTGGATCCGGACAAGGCCCGCAGCGCCGTGGAGGGCCGCCTGGGCATCCGCGGGGGCCGCTACGCCCGTCTCGGCCTCGAGGAGATGTTCATCGAGATCGCGGAGGGCCAGTCGTGAACCGCCTGCTGCTGCGCCGCGACCAGGGCACGGATAACCTGCTGATGCCCGCGTTCATCGGCCTGGGCGTGGCCCTGGTGCTGCGCGCCTTCGCGGACGCCGAGAATGCCGGCCCACTGTACAGCCCGGACAACCCCGGCGTGATCTGGTTCATACACAACTTCATCGTCTGGTCCATGTTGCTGGCGGGGCTGATCGGTTCGCACTTCTGGCTGAGGTCGTCGCGTCTCAATCTGGCGCTGCCCCTGTCGGCGCGCGCCCTCTGGCTGACGCGCATGACGGCCATCTGCATCGGTTGCGGGGTGATCGTGCTCGTGCTGGCCCTGGTCCACGGCGTGTCCTACGCGCCGGACCGGGGACTGTTCGTCCATGGAGTGGTCTGGCTGGGATCCCTGCGCATGGGCTCGGTCTTCCTGCTGATGCTGATGCTGCTGCAAGCGCCCGAGCCCCGCCTGCGCAAGCTGGAGACGACCGCCTGGTACATCGCCTACACGATCATCATCTGGCTGCTCTGCGCGCTGTTGCTGCTGCTAGGCCCGCGCAGCGCCTGGCTGGCCGCGCCGGTTCTCGCCGCGGCATCGCTGATCGGCCGGCGGACCTGGCGGCACCTGCCGCGCGCCTTCCTGCTCGAGGCCTCGGAGTCCGACCACGGCTTCGCCGGCGACCCGCTGGCGCCCGGCCCGACCTGGACCGTGGAGACGCCCCGTCCCGGGCACGGGGCCGCGACGTTCCCGCGCAACGGCCACTCGCGCGCGCTGCTGCACCGGACGCTGTTCCGCCTGATGCACAACCACTGGCTCGGCTGGCTCTTCGGCATCATGCTGGTGATCTACGGCCTGATCATGACGATCTACTACGTCAGGGGCCGCGACCCGTTGATGATGCTGTTCTACTTCTTCATGTTCGCCTACGGGTCATGGAACCAGTCCCTGCTGCGGATCCATCCCGTGGACGCCTGGCCCGTCTCGCGGCGCCTGTTCTTCGCCCACGCCATGTTGCCCCTGGCGGTCATGTACCTCGCGGGCGCGGGCCTGGGCCTGGCGATCCAGCAGACTCGAAGCAGCCCGCCGGCGATGGTCCATTACGAGCGCGGTCTGGTGGAGGTCCCCTACGAGTTCCGCGAGATCGCGCCGGACGGCGCGCCTCGGGCCGTCACCACCCCGTGGGGCGAGACTCACATGCCGACGGGCACACGCATACTCCCGTGGAGCGACGCGGTGGTCTACAACCCCTATGAAATCGCCCACGACACCTCGATGCGGCTGGACGCCCTGCAGATCGACCGTGCCGTGGCTGCGGTGCACGGCGGCCCGCCCCCCGATCCGGCGCGGTACGCAGACCTGGAGATGAACGGCGCGCAGGGCGCGGCGGCTTGCTGCAGCGGTTTCGACCTGCAGGATTCCCGTGGCCGCGGCTCCGAGCTGCGCGCGAAGACCTTCGCCCTGCTGGTGGCGGTCTTCTGCCTGGTCGGCATCCCCCTGCTGCTGCTGGGCACCCTGTCCCTCGACCCCCGGGCGCTGGAGTGGGTGCGCACCCGGGCCGCCCTCGCCGCCGCCATGGTGCCGCTCGGCCTGTTCGCGGCCCTGCTGCTCATGTCGGCCTTCTCGGACGTCGGGACCTGGGCGCAGGCGGCCTGGCTGATGATCACGCTCCGCAGGGCGGCCGAGTCCCTGCCCCTGTCGGCCGGCCAGTGCTGGACCGGCGTCGCGGCCGTCCTGGCGCTCTGCTACCTGATCATGCAGGAGCGGTTCGCGCGGCTGGAGGCCTCGCATGCCCTGGTGAAGAAGAAGCAGCAGGAGAACTACTAGCAGGCGGCGGCCGCCCCCCTGTTGACCGTCGCGACGAACGGGCGTATCATGCAATCCACCCGTCAATCGGCCATCCGGTCCCCGCGGCCGGGTGGTTTCTTTTGCTCACCTTCGCGCGGCGCCGCGCGGGTGTCCCACCAACCCCCGGAGCGAGCAGCACATGTCCGCCACGACACCCGGCACGAGAACGTCGGTCTTCAGGATGTTCCCCGGCGCCTTCTGGTCGGCCAACGTCATGGAGATCTTCGAGCGCATGGGCTGGTACGGCTTCTACGCCGTGTCGAGCATCTACCTGACCGCAGAGATCGCCGACGGCGGGCTGGAATTCACCAGCGAGGACCGCGGCGTCATCCAGGGCGTGGTGACGTTCTTCCTCTACCTCTTTCCCGCGGTCTTCGGCGCGCTGGCCGACCGCTACGGCTACAAGGCCATGTTCCTGGCCTCGTGCGTGGTGATGGCGCCCGCTTACGTCCTGCTGCAGTTCCCGACCTCGTTCTGGGGCTTCTTCGCCGTCTACTTCCTGGTGGCCATCGGCCACGGCATGTTCAAGCCGGTGGTGATCTCGACGGTCGCCAAGACCACCGACGAGAAGACAGGGTCGATGGGCTTCGGCATCTTCTACATGATGGTCAACGTGGGCGGTTTCCTGGGCCCCATCGTGGCCGGCATCGTGCGCGGCTGGAGCTGGACCTACGTCTTCTGGGCCTCGGCGATCTGGATCGGATTCCTGGCCCTGACCTGCGTGCTGTTCTACCGCGATCCGCGCAGCGCGGCCGATCGCGAGCTGTCGGAGACACGCAGCCTCGGCGAGGTGATGAAGGGCATGGTCGGTGTGGTCGGCAACGGCCGCTTCTTCCTGCTGATCTCGGGCGTCCTGACCGTGCTGGTCATGGGTTCGAAATGGTGGCCCTTCGGCCTGATCGCCCCCATCGCGGCGGGCTGGATCGCGCTGAACCTGCTGATCGACGTCGGGCTGCGGGCGGGCGGACGCCGACCCGGCGAGGGCGTCTGGCTGCTGCAGCCCATGCAGGTGGGCGAGGGCCGCTACATGGTCTTCTTGCTGCTGATGGCCGGATTCTGGACCAGCTTTAACCAGATCTTCCTGACCCTGCCCGAGTACATCCGCGACTACGGCGACACCACCGACATGATCAGCGCCCTGACGCCGGCGGCCGGTTGGATCACCGGTCTCTTCGAGTCGCTGGGCGTCTCGACCGCCAACTGGAGCCAGGGCGTGCTCGAGAACGGCCAGATCAAGCCCGAGCACATGATCAACCTCAACGCCTTCGGCATCATCGTCGGCCAGGTGGCCATCTCGTGGTTCATGCGCAACGTGAAGCCGCTGAACACGATCATCAACGGCGTGGTCGTGACGGTGATCAGCTTCCTGGTCTTCATCCTGGGCATGAGCGGCTGGATCATCGTGGCCGCCATCCTGGTCTTCTCGGTCGGCGAGATGATGGCCAGCCCCAAGAGCAAGGAATACGCGGGCCGCATCGCGCCGCCTGGCAAGGTCGGCATGTACATGGGCTACTTCTACTGGTGCACGGCCCTGGGGCATCTGTTCGGCGGGCTGCTGTCGGGCGTGATGTACGGTTACTTCGGCCCCGTCGAGCGCGGGGGCATCGACAAGCCCGACGTCATGTGGATCGTCTTCGCGTTTCTCGCGGCATCGACCGCCGTGGGACTAGTGGCCTACGATCGCTGGATGAAGGCGCACCCGGTGCGGGGCTCGTGAAGTACGCGAGACCCCTGGTCCGCGGCGAGCTGATCCGCCGCGAGAAACGCTTCCTGGTCCACGTGCGTCTCGACGCAGATCGTCCGGAAGAGGGCCGCGTCGTCGTCGCCCACACCAACGACACCGGCGCCATGCTCGGCTGCAACACGCCCGGCAGCCCGGTCTGGCTGTCCCCCGCCAACGACCCAAAACGGAAATTGAAATGGACCTACGAGCTGATCGAGACCGGCGGCGTGCTGGCGGGCATCAACACGTCCGTGCCCAACCGGCTGGCGCAGGAGGGCATCGAGGACGGCGCGATCGCCGAACTGCGGGGCTACGACCGGCTGCGGCGCGAGGTGCGCTGCGGGGAGAACTCGCGGATCGACCTGCTGCTCGAACGCGGCGACGACGACGCGCCCGAACGCTGCTGGGTGGAGGTGAAGAACGTGACGCTGGTCGAAAACGGCACGGCCCTCTTCCCCGACGCGGTGACCGCGCGCGGACGCAAGCACCTGCGCGAGCTGGCGGCCCTGGCGGCGGCCGGCGACCGGGCGGTGATGCTCTACGTGGTCCAGCGCGCGGACGCGGCCGCCCTGGCGCCGGCGGACGACATCGACCCGGCCTACGCGCAGGCCCTGCGCGGGGCGGTCGCCGCGGGCGTGGAGGCGATCTGCTACCGGGCCGACGTCACGACCGCCGAGATCGGGCTGGCGCGCCGCCTGCCGGTAATCCTATGATCCCGCCGGAGGCACCCATGACCCGCACACCCGACATCCGCATCGGCGTGAGCGCCTGCCTGCTGGGCGAACGCATCCGTTACGACGGCGACGCCAGGCCCCACGCCTGGGTGCGCGACGTGCTGCCGCGTCATGCCCTGATCGTGCCCGTGTGTCCCGAGTCCGAGCTGGGCATGGGCGTGCCGCGCGAGCCGGTGGACCTGCTGGGCGAACCGGCGGCGCCCCGCATGGTCGGCGCGGCCTCGGGCGAGGACTGGACCGTGCGCATGAACGCGTGGTGCCGGCGGCGCGTCGCGGAGCTGCTGGCCGAAGGCCTGGACGGGTTCGTGCTCAAGAGCCGGTCGCCCAGCTGCGGCGCGGGCAGCGCGCCGGTCCATCCCGCGGGCGGCGGCGAGCCGCCGCGCGGCGAAGGACTCTTCGCGCTGGCCCTGCGCGAGTCGTGTCCGGACCTGCCGGTGGTCGAGGACGAGGACCTCGACGGCAAGGCCGGGCGCGAGACGTTTCTCGAGCGGGCGCGCGGGCACGCGGAGCGACGAAAGGGTCAGGAATAGTCGATCGCCACCGCGATCATCAGGAAGATCGCCGACAGGGCCATCAGCAGGCCGAACAACGGCACCATGAAGCGGATCCAGCGGCCGTAGGGGATCTTCGCGAGCGCCAGCATGGCCATCAGGATGCCGCTGGTGGGGATGATGGTGTTGGAGAAGCCGTCGCCGCAGGTGAAGGCCAGGACGGCGGTCTGGCGCGTGATGCCGATGATGTCGGACAGGGGCGCCATCAAAGGCACCGTCACCGCGGCCTGCCCCGAGCCCGACGGCACCAGCAGGTTCAGCGACGACTCGAAGCAGAGCATGCCGATCGCCGCCACGTAGCGCGGCACGTGAAGCAGCATGGACGCGGCGCCGTGCACGATGGTATCCATGATCTGGCCGTCGGAGAGCACCACCTCGATGCCGCGGGCGACCCCCACCACCAGCGCCGCCACCACCATGTCGCGCATCCCCGCCACGAACGCCTCGACGGCCTCGCCCAGGGGCAGGCGGGCCAGCGCCCCCGCCACGATGCCCATCAGGAGGAAGCCGCCGGCCATATCGGCCATCCACCAGCCGAAGCGTTGCGTGGCGAAGAGGATGAAGGCGAAGAGCAGCGTGCTGGCGACCAGGATCGCCCGGTGGCGTCCGGTGCAATCCTCGCCGTCGGAGGACGCGTCGATCTCGAACGCATCGTCCGGCATGAACGAGGCCGACGGGTCGGCCTTGATGAGCCGGCCGTAGCGCAGCGTGTAGAGCAGCGCCGTGGTGAAGGCGCAGGCGTACAGGGCCAGCCGCAGCGGCATCCCGCTGTAGAGCGGCAGCTCGGCGATACCCTGGGCCACGCAGACGGTGAAGGGATTGGTCGTAGACGCGGCGAAACCCACCTCGGCCGCGACCAGCACGAGCGCCAGGCCGTAGATGCGGTCGTAGCCCAGGCGCTTGCTCACCAGCAGGAAGACGGGCACCAGGGGGATGAACTCCTCCCCCATGCCCAGGGTCGAACCGCCCACCGACAGGACGAACATCAGCGCCACGGTCAGCGCGGGGCCCGAGCCGCCGAATCGACGCAGCAGGCGCGTCAGCCCGGCAGTGATCACGCCGGTCCTCTGCAGGATGCCGAAGACCCCGCCCACGATGAAGATGAAGAAGATGATGTCGGCCTGCTTCTCCAGGCCGCGCGGGATGGCGGTCAGGAAGCCGTGCAGGCCGACGGGCGAGGCCTTGCCCGCCGCCTCTGCGTCCTCGAGACCAAGCAGCAGGTTCATGACGCCGAAGTGCTTTTCCAGCTTCTGGTAGGTGCCGGGGACGAGCAACGTGCGCTCGTGCCCCTCCACCACGGCCGTGCGCCGCTCGTAGGTGCCGGACGGAACGACGTAGGTGAGCAGCGAGCAGACGAAGATGACGCTCGCGAGCAGCACGAAGACATGGGGGATCTTGAGCTTGGGTCGGGCCATGTGCGGCACCCTACACGAACCTCAGACGACTTTCCAGCACTCTCCGTCGCCGAGGATCTTCTCCATCTCGATCTCGTCGTTGACGGGGATGCCGTAGTTGCCGATCAGCGGTACGCCGGGCTTGAGCCTGCGGATGTTCTCCATGCCGTTGACGCGGATGTCGGTGATCCGGAAGCCTCGCCGCTGGAAGAAGCGCAGGCTGTCGAGGTTGTCGTTGGTGGTGATCAGCCAGATCTTGCGGCAGTCGCCGGCGCGCGCCGCCTTCTCCACGGCCTCGAGCAGGGCCGTGCCCACGCCGCACCACTGGCACAGGGCGTCCAGGGTCACCAGTTCGCATTCGCCGTCGGCGATCTTGAAGGTGGCCAGGCCGACGCGCTCGGTGCCCTCCATGGCGATGAACCCCGGCAGCTCGACGGGCTGGTGCACGACATCGCGACTGACGACCGTCTCGCCGCCGAACAACAGCTCGGTGCGCTCGCGGACCCAGTTCCGGTCGCTCGTGGAGAGTGTGGTCACCAGCATCGGGTTTCCTCGCGTGGATGAACCGGCATGTTCGGGATATATCCGACTCGACGAGGCCCTAATGTGGTGAGGGGGTCGGGGTGGGTCAAGTCCGGCGGGTGAGCGGCGCCCGCTCTCGTCCTAAGGTGCGCGCAACGACTTCCCCGCCAGCCGTTTGCGCGCGGGAGAGGTCAGTCCTCCCCTCTCAGGTAACCGGCCACGTACTCGGGCAAGGCGTCCGGATCGGTCTCGCGCTCGCTCAGCAACGTATGGCAGGCGTCGCAATCCTGGCTGATGCAACGGCCAACCTCGCTGACGTGCATCTCGTCGTGGCAGCGGAAGCAGCCGGTGTCCGCCATCTCGCCGTCGATGTCCATGTGCCCGAGGTTGCTGGCGTAGGTGCCCCAGGTGATGGCCATCCCGGGAAAGACGTTGCGCTCGAGGATGTCCGCGATCTGCATCGCGGCCCCGGGCAGGGCCGCGCGCAAGGCGGACAGTTCCTCCGGGTGATCCCGCGTGTACGCTTCGGTCAGGTAGTCGGCGATCAGCCCGGCGGTATCCTCGCCGGGTACCACGTCCTGCAGCGCGCGCTCGGCTGTCTTGCGCAGCCAGGGTACGCCGCGGTCGAGCAGTCCGGCGGCGAAGGCCTCGTCCAGGGCCTGTCCGGGCGCCTCGAAGATGTGGGTGGGACGGTTGTGGCAGTCGATGCAGTCCATGACGCGCCACTCGCCCTCGTCCGCGCCGGACTCCGCGTCCTCCAGCGCGTAGGTGATCTCCCCGTCCGGCGTCTTCTGGACCACCTCGACGATCACCTGGCGCTTCTCGTCGACGGCGCGGTAGCGCACCTCGTTGGCCGGGTCCACGTGCCAGTGGACACCCGTGGCGCGGACGCCGGGCTGCGGATGCCCGCCCACCTTCATGACCAGCGACGACAGGCTCCGCGTGTTCTCCCGGTCGGGCTCGGTATGCTTCCGCGTGATGAGCTTCGAACCGTGGAACTTGGTGGGCCAGTGGCACACCTCGCACGTCTCGCGGGCGGGACGGAGATCGTGGACGGGCGCCGGGATGGGCCGGCTGTAGGTGCCGCCCAGGACGGCCACAACCTGCCGCAACCCGGAGATCTTGGCCTTCACGAACCACTGGGCGCCGGGGCCGATGTGGCATTCGACGCATTCGACGTTGGCGTGCGGCGAACGCTCGTAGGCCACACCCTCCGGCTTCATGACCTCGTGACAGACCTTCATGCAGAACTCGGAGGAGTCGGTGTAGTGGTAGGCCTCGTAGCCGAAGCTGGTGAACACGATCATGCCCAGCACCGCCAGCAGGCCCACCAGCGCGGCCTTGCGCCAGAACTCGGCGCCGCCGATCTCGACCGCCGAGGTGCCGGCCTTGCCGAGCCGGCGCCGGCGCCGGTGTACGAGGGTGCCCAGCAGGATCATCACGATCCCCGCCACCAGCAGGCCGGGCAGCAGCATGAAGGTGATCATGCCGACGTACGGGTTGGCCGCTCGGTTCAGGAATGCGTTGTACAGGTTGATCAGCAGGGCCATGAAAAGCAGGGCCACGGCGACGAGGCTGACGACGCTCCCCAGGGTGGTGATCCAGTTGGAGTAGAAGAAGGGGAGCCGGCCCTTGAACCAGGATCCGAGATTGCCCAGCATGCTGCCCTGTTTTTCGTCGCTCATGGAGACCCTCTCCGATCGGGGCGCGCGGTGGCTTGTTCGGGAGATGGGTCAATGATGCACGACGAGACGGGGGCGGTCAATGCCGCCCCCGTCCTACCGGATCACTTGACCAGCATCATGCGCCGCGTTTCGACGAATTGCGGCGTCTGGATGCGATAGAAGTAGAGACCGGAGGCCACCCTCGAGCCACGCTTGTCGCGCCCGTGCCAGATCGCGGCGTGGCGCCCGGCGGGCAACTCGCCGTCGACCAGGGTGGCCACGCGCGAACCGTCGAGCGCGTAGACCGACAGGCTCACGCGCCCGCTCGACGGCAGGTCGAAGCGGATCGTCGTGGAGGGGTTGAAGGGATTGGGGTAATTGGGGTACACGCGGAACGCCAGGGGAACGCCGGACGCCTCGGGATCCTCGACGGCCGTCGTGTTCTGCTGGACCTGGATGCGCTGGTCGACGGGCAGCGACAGGAGCAACTGGCGCACCCCGGTGGGCCAGCGGATCTCGAGGGAGTCCACCACGGTCGCGGCGCCGAGGCCGAACTCGACCGTCAGCGAGCCCTGGGACAGGAAGCCGGAGCCTCCGTCCACGTCCCGCGTCATGCTCAGACCGCCGGCCACGCATTTGACGACCGCGCCGATGGCGACCGTGTTCTGGTCCAGGGAAACCAGGTCCACATGTAGCCAGTGGTTGTCCGTGGAGTCGGCCACGTCGTTGCGGAACAGCTTGTTGGGATAGCCCGTCATGGTGGCCAGGTAGAGGTCCAGGTCGCCGTCGCCGTCGTAGTCGGCGCAGGAGACGCCGTTGGTGCTCTTGTCGTCGCTGATGTTCAAACCGTTGTCGGGCGCGACGCTGGAGAAGAGCCAGCCGCCCTCTTTCTGCAGGTCGGGGCCGTCGTTGCGGAACAGGAAGTTGATGGCCGGATCGCTGTCGATGTTCCAGTGGGTACCCTGGAAGAGGTCTAGGTCGCCGTCGTTGTCGTAGTCGAACCAGACGACGCCCGCGCCGTACTGGCCGTCGTCCAGGCCGATGTCGAACAGGGGGGCGATGTCGACGAACGCGTGGACGCCCGGCGTCGAGACGTTGTGATAGAGGGCGTTGGGACCCTGGTTGGCCACGTAGAGGTCCAGCTTGCCGTCGTTGTCGAAATCGCCCCACATGCAGCCGGTGCTGCTGAAGGTGTTGTCGAGTCCCACGTCGGGAGCCACGTCGGTCCAGAGCCATTCGCCGGGGTTCATCGGGTCCTCGCCGTCGTTGCGCAGCAGGCGGTTCGGCGTGAGGTCGAAGTTGGAGATGTAGAGGTCGGGATCGCCGTCCCCGTCGTAGTCCGCCCAGGCGCAGGCCATGGTGTACCTGTCGTCGCCGATGGTCGCGCCGTCCAGCGGCGCGACATTGGTGAAGAGCCATTCGCCGGGATTCAGCGGATCCTCGCCGTCGTTGCGGTACAGGCGGTTGGGACCGCTGTTGCAGAGATAGAGATCGACGTCGCCGTCCTGGTCGTAGTCGCGCCAGGAGCAGCTGCGGCCGCTGCCGGGATCGTCCGTGCCGGTCTGGACGCCGATGTCGGTGAAGACCCCGCCGCCGTCGTTGCGGTACAGCCGGTTGGGCGCGTCGTAATCGGGGTTGACCTGCATGTTGACCATGTAGAGGTCCAGGTCGCCGTCGCCGTCGAAGTCGGCCCAGGCCACGCCCTGGCTGTAGTCGTCGTCGTCGAGAGGCGGCGTGGTGACGTCGGGGAAGAGCCAGCTGTCGGGATCGCCCGGATCCTCGCCGTCGTTGCGGAAGAGGTGGTTGGAGGAATCCGCGCCGCTCTGGTACGAGATCCGGTTGGAGATGTACAGGTCGTGGTCGCCGTCGCCGTCGTAGTCGCCCCAGGCCGTGCCGCGGCCGTTGCCGTCGTTGCCCACGCCGGAGCCGTCCGCGGGCGAGACGAGCACCCACGGAGACGACGTGACCAGCACCGTCTGGTCGTAGCCCGCGGGCGGATCCTCCAGGTTGCCCACGGAATCCTCGGCGACCGTGTAGAAGAAGTACTCGCCGAGTCCGTTGGGGAGCCCGAAGAGGATGGGGCTGCCGTCCGACGAGGACGCGTAGTACTCGAAGCTCACGCCCTCGGCATAGCGGTAGTAGAGGTCCACGCGCGCCACGCCGCTCACGTTGTCACCGGCCGAGAACGGGATGTCGAAAGGCAAACCCTGGAAGACGATCTCGATGGGCAGCACTTCCGAGACGGGCGGGCCGCCGTCCTGGGTCGTGGTGGCCGTGCCGGACCAGCGCGAGACCAGCATCTCGTCGTCGCGGGCGCGAACGCGGTAGAAGCCGGTGAACCCGTCGGCCAGCCCGTTGAACACGTAGGTGGTGTCGGGGATCCAGGCGCTGGTGTCGCGGATGTTGGCGAAGACGGGATCGTCGCCGACCTGGACCTGGTAGGCGGTGGCGCCGCTGGCCGATTCGTCGCTCCAGGCCACGACCACGGAATCGCCCGCCGTGAAGACGGGCAGGGCGGCGATGACCGGGATGTCCGGGCCGGGTTCCATCACGGTGAGGCGCTGGTCGGCGCCGACGTCGAGAAGGGTCTGCACGATGCCGGACGGCCAGCGGATCTCGACCGTATCGGCCTGCGTGGCCGAGCCCAGGCCGAACTCGACGGTCAGCGTGCCCTGCGACACGAATCCGGAGCCGCCGTCGACCTCGCGAATCATGGCGGCGCCGGCGGCGATGCAGCGCACGCGCGCGCCGATGGCCGCCGTGTTCAGGGTGCGGGAGACCAGGTCGAGATGCAGCCACCGGTTGGTCAGGGTGGCGGGGACATCGTTGCGATACAGCTCGTTGGCCAGGCCGGTCATGTTGCACAGATAGATGTCCAGGTCGCCGTCCCCGTCGAAATCGGCCCAGCTCGTACCGGTGGTGTTGGCGCCCGAGCCGACCCCGTAGCCGTTGGCCGGCGCGTCGTTCACGAACAGCCATCCGCCGGGTCCGCCCGCGCCGTCGTTGCGGAAGAGCAGGTTCGGCACCCAGTCGCCCTGGGGATTGGTCCAGTGGTTCCCCACGTACAGATCCAGGTCGCCGTCGTTGTCGTAATCCCCCCAGGAGCAGCTCCCGCTGTAGTTGCCGTCGGCGAGGCCGTTGCCGATGGCGGCGCCGACCTCCTGGAACAGCTCGCTACCCGGCACGCGGTGGTAGAGCCTGTTGGGGCCCTGGTTGGTCAGGTACAGATCCAGCCAACCGTCGCCGTCATAGTCTCCCCAGGCGCAACCCAGCCCGTTCTCCGAGTCCGCGACGCCCATGGCGGCCGCCACGTTGGTGAAGAGCCATTCGCCGGGATTCTCCACGTCCTCGCCGTCGTTGCGGAAGAGGGCGTTGGCGCCGCTGTTGTAGTTGGCCAGGTAGAGATCGGGATCGCCGTCGTTGTCGAAATCTCCCCAGGCGCAACCCATGGTGTAGCGGTCGTCGCCGACACCGGTGCCGTTGGCGGGAGCCACATCTGTGAACATCCAGTTGCCCGGCTGCCAGGGGTTCTCGCCGTCGTTGCGGTAGAGGTGGTTGGGGCCGTCGTTGCACAGGTAGAGGTCGAGATCGCCGTCGCAGTCGTAATCGACCCAGGCCACGGACCGCGCGCTGTCGTCGTCGTT
Proteins encoded in this window:
- a CDS encoding NapC/NirT family cytochrome c, with the protein product MSDEKQGSMLGNLGSWFKGRLPFFYSNWITTLGSVVSLVAVALLFMALLINLYNAFLNRAANPYVGMITFMLLPGLLVAGIVMILLGTLVHRRRRRLGKAGTSAVEIGGAEFWRKAALVGLLAVLGMIVFTSFGYEAYHYTDSSEFCMKVCHEVMKPEGVAYERSPHANVECVECHIGPGAQWFVKAKISGLRQVVAVLGGTYSRPIPAPVHDLRPARETCEVCHWPTKFHGSKLITRKHTEPDRENTRSLSSLVMKVGGHPQPGVRATGVHWHVDPANEVRYRAVDEKRQVIVEVVQKTPDGEITYALEDAESGADEGEWRVMDCIDCHNRPTHIFEAPGQALDEAFAAGLLDRGVPWLRKTAERALQDVVPGEDTAGLIADYLTEAYTRDHPEELSALRAALPGAAMQIADILERNVFPGMAITWGTYASNLGHMDIDGEMADTGCFRCHDEMHVSEVGRCISQDCDACHTLLSERETDPDALPEYVAGYLRGED
- a CDS encoding VCBS repeat-containing protein gives rise to the protein MNEIRNAVRASWCVSLLCLMCAGSAPAQWSDASTPELADLTPSHGTTWADFDNDGDLDLYVANNGNNRLFRNDGEDVGNPGQWLFVNVAPAGTGIGSSQVSSVGIWGDYDNDGDLDLYLASTQGANHLFRNDPTTPGWPEDPDRIFIDVTNSLVLGSTRTTHSCAWVDYDRDGDLDLYMTDPVSNILLRNDGGDPYAPGLWLFTDVTASTYAGSTYDSQGAAWADYDNDGDQDLFIVNYNGPNALLRNDPENPGQPDDPRRVFTNITTPANLGHAGYGRGAAWGDMDNDGDLDLYVTNYAQANLLYRNDGGVFTNIAAITATADPGNGRGCTWVDYDNDGDLDIHVVNFDDAVITQDSRLYRNDGPDLGEPGGWLFVDAADTLLANDGSEGASACWADYDLDGDLDVYLANWNNGHANVLVRNDHPDTNHFLHVNLAGKSSSCTAIGARLTVKAGGVHQIREINGGESFHSQNTLAAEFGLGAATTIDTLVVAWPTGQTQEVFSLAADQVLLFVEPGPDAPALQAEPPFTPGTTNTVSWSDESASGAVEYEVQAAGDTEFASLVDTSGWIAGLTHEFAGLADGQLVYYRVRSRDAGSYVSRWSSSVASTQDDGLPSSNALSVASPRQSLPFDVGFAATDGGSGVEFVELWYRFDDGDWLLFESIDDGGPFLFTVPGGVGEYDFYTIARDFLDNAEAAPAEPDITVITTPPYWTNVAPDDGTGVGNDGNGRGAAWGDYNGDGRPDLFITNRPVWFTGADATNHLYRNDGEDLGNPDSWLFLDTTTGVMSDAGYGQGVAWGDFDGDGDLDLYQGNMNVGSPAPNHLFRNDGAGVFTDIGPATGTNDDDSARSVAWVDYDCDGDLDLYLCNDGPNHLYRNDGENPWQPGNWMFTDVAPANGTGVGDDRYTMGCAWGDFDNDGDPDLYLANYNSGANALFRNDGEDVENPGEWLFTNVAAAMGVADSENGLGCAWGDYDGDGWLDLYLTNQGPNRLYHRVPGSELFQEVGAAIGNGLADGNYSGSCSWGDYDNDGDLDLYVGNHWTNPQGDWVPNLLFRNDGAGGPGGWLFVNDAPANGYGVGSGANTTGTSWADFDGDGDLDIYLCNMTGLANELYRNDVPATLTNRWLHLDLVSRTLNTAAIGARVRCIAAGAAMIREVDGGSGFVSQGTLTVEFGLGSATQADTVEIRWPSGIVQTLLDVGADQRLTVMEPGPDIPVIAALPVFTAGDSVVVAWSDESASGATAYQVQVGDDPVFANIRDTSAWIPDTTYVFNGLADGFTGFYRVRARDDEMLVSRWSGTATTTQDGGPPVSEVLPIEIVFQGLPFDIPFSAGDNVSGVARVDLYYRYAEGVSFEYYASSSDGSPILFGLPNGLGEYFFYTVAEDSVGNLEDPPAGYDQTVLVTSSPWVLVSPADGSGVGNDGNGRGTAWGDYDGDGDHDLYISNRISYQSGADSSNHLFRNDGEDPGDPDSWLFPDVTTPPLDDDDYSQGVAWADFDGDGDLDLYMVNMQVNPDYDAPNRLYRNDGGGVFTDIGVQTGTDDPGSGRSCSWRDYDQDGDVDLYLCNSGPNRLYRNDGEDPLNPGEWLFTNVAPLDGATIGDDRYTMACAWADYDGDGDPDLYISNFDLTPNRLLRNDGEDPMNPGEWLWTDVAPDVGLDNTFSSTGCMWGDFDNDGKLDLYVANQGPNALYHNVSTPGVHAFVDIAPLFDIGLDDGQYGAGVVWFDYDNDGDLDLFQGTHWNIDSDPAINFLFRNDGPDLQKEGGWLFSSVAPDNGLNISDDKSTNGVSCADYDGDGDLDLYLATMTGYPNKLFRNDVADSTDNHWLHVDLVSLDQNTVAIGAVVKCVAGGLSMTRDVDGGSGFLSQGSLTVEFGLGAATVVDSLEIRWPTGVRQLLLSLPVDQRIQVQQNTTAVEDPEASGVPLAFRVYPNYPNPFNPSTTIRFDLPSSGRVSLSVYALDGSRVATLVDGELPAGRHAAIWHGRDKRGSRVASGLYFYRIQTPQFVETRRMMLVK